In the genome of Vicia villosa cultivar HV-30 ecotype Madison, WI linkage group LG7, Vvil1.0, whole genome shotgun sequence, one region contains:
- the LOC131619772 gene encoding uncharacterized protein LOC131619772, with amino-acid sequence MADYECRVTSGAHIRFSNLKELYENHLMAAADSEQEGDRLFTEYHRACALRCWFMFLVGIALFVEKNATYVDMTYLQYFIDLTIVDQWNLGEAILGWIISYFHRIHDFAIDPMYDDAMPRAARYVLQRGNNAMDPYRVYLDRTVHGDIYWTSFIDYRHAIPFDRIALYSGWLACGTITMVRCLPERCMRQFGRV; translated from the exons ATGGCGGATTACGAGTGCAGAGTGACGAGTGGGGCACATATCAGGTTCTCCAACTTGAAAGAGTTGTATGAGAACCACTTGATGGCGGCAGCGGATTCAGAGCAGGAGGGTGACAGGCTTTTTACTGAGTATCACCGTGCTTGCGCTCTGcggtgttggttcatgttcttggtaggcATTGCACTCTTTGTGGAAAAAAATGCAACGTATGTCGACATGACGTATCTCCAGTACTTTATCGATTTGACTATAGTGGACCAATGGAACTTGGGGGaagctattctg ggctggatcatctcaTACTTCCACCGCATCCACGACTTTGCCATTGATCCTATGTacgatgacgccatgcccagggccgcacgATACGTCCTCCAAAGGGGGAATAACGCAATGGATCCATATCGTGTGTACCTGGATCGCACTGTGCACGGCGACATTTATTGGACGTCTTTCATTGATTACCGTCACGCTATCCCATTCGACCGCATCGCATTATactctggatggttggcatgtgggACCATCACCATGGTCAGGTGTCTGCCGGAGCGGTGTATGAGGCAGTTTGGACGTGTGTAG
- the LOC131619771 gene encoding uncharacterized protein LOC131619771 translates to MVEQPTSDWQVEQTGHIVFGDRQLPNRKVERRRLIVPPLDKSVLHFVADGMEIPLQICQKKNETTVDTTDVFTTSQRFVTLEEVIRWVKETGINNRVTVIIARSDTETDRLEGHSFVGRLTTDEKQHVADLTKRHVPLRHILISLQERDPENFTRITQIYKHKSVIEAEIRGPKSDIQHLLKLIKEANYVYWSRKRDDSEVVRDIFWAHPDSVKLLNLFPTVLIMDATYKTNKYRQPIFEIVGMTSTELKFAVAFAYMECEQT, encoded by the exons ATGGTCGAGCAGCCTACCTCTGATTGGCAGGTGGAGCAGACAGGCCACATCGTGTttggtgatcgtcaactccccaacaggaaggtggaaagaagacgtctcatTGTGCCACCGCTCGACAAAAGCGTCTTGCATTTCGTGGCTGATG GTATGGAAATTCCGCTTcagatttgtcaaaaaaaaaacgaGACAACTGTAGATACCACCGATGTTTTCACTACTTCACAAAGATTTGTCACACTGGAAGAGGTTATTCGATGGGTTAAAGAGACTGGAATCAACAATAGAGTGACCGTTATCATCGCCCGTTCAGACACCGAAACAG ATAGATTAGAAGGTCATTCTTTTGTTGGTAGGTTGACAACAGATGAGAAGCAGCATGTTGCTGATTTGACAAAGAGACATGTTCCGCTTAGACACATATTGATTTCCTTACAAGAGCGAGATCCTGAAAATTTCACTCGGATCACCCAAATATACAAGCATAAGAGTGTGATAGAAGCAGAGATAAGAGGTCCAAAAAGTGACATACAACATTTGCTTAAGCTTATAAAGGAGGCGAACTATGTTTATTGGAGTAGGAAAAGGGATGATTCGgaagttgtgagagatattttttgggcTCATCCAGATTCAGTAAAGTTGCTGAATCTTTTTCCAACTGTCTTGATTATGGACGCCACATATAAGACCAACAAATATAGACAACCTATTTTTGAAATAGTTGGCATGACATCGACCGAGTTGAAATTTGCGGTTGCATTTGCTTATATGGAGTGTGAGCAGACATAG
- the LOC131617896 gene encoding endoglucanase 11-like — MEKNTQQQLHKKHHFRASKIPLLMQQHCCLFLFIFTIFTTNTTTQAFDYGDALSKSLLYFEAQRSGRLPYNQRVTWRDHSALIDGLEQGVDLVGGYYDAGDHVKFGLPMAFTVTMLSWGAIEYLQEIEDAGELEHTLEAIKWGTDYFIKAHTSPNVLWAEVGDGDTDHYCWQRPEDMTTSRRAFKIDENNPGSDLAGETSAAMAAASILFKKTNPHYSHLLLHHAQQLFEFGDKYRGKYDASVGVVKSYYASVSGYMDELLWAATWLYKATDKEEYLEYVIKNGNLFGGTGWSITEFTWDVKYAGLQLLASQFLNQAKHKKHSNILEQYKSKAEYYICSCLNKNMNGSNVERTPAGLLYIRQWNNMQHVSTASFLLTTYSDFLKNTNQKLTCHEGTIDHEEILTFAKSQIDYILGSNPMNMSYLVGFGPSYPKRVHHRGASIMSYKENKGFIGCTQGYDNWYGSEDPNPNVLVGALVGGPDWKDEFEDKRNNFMQTEACTYNTAPLVGLFAKFLHIENNKMVDDCDSLLVASF; from the exons ATGGAGaaaaacacacaacaacaattacATAAAAAACACCATTTTAGAGCTTCTAAAATCCCATTACTCATGCAACAACATTGTtgtcttttccttttcattttcaccATTTTTACTACTAACACCACCACCCAAGCTTTTGATTATGGTGATGCCCTCTCAAAGAGTCTTCTCTATTTTGAAGCACAACGTTCAGGGAGGTTACCTTACAATCAACGTGTCACCTGGCGTGATCATTCTGCCCTCATTGATGGCCTAGAACAAGGG GTGGATTTGGTTGGAGGGTATTATGATGCTGGTGATCATGTGAAATTTGGTTTACCAATGGCATTTACTGTGACAATGCTATCATGGGGTGCTATTGAATATTTACAAGAAATTGAAGATGCTGGTGAGTTAGAACATACACTGGAAGCAATTAAATGGGGCACTGATTATTTCATCAAAGCTCACACTAGTCCAAATGTCTTGTGGGCAGAG GTGGGTGATGGTGACACTGATCATTATTGTTGGCAAAGACCAGAGGACATGACAACATCAAGAAGAGCATTCAAGATTGATGAAAACAATCCTGGTTCAGATCTTGCTGGAGAGACATCAGCTGCTATGGCAGCTGCTTCTATTCTGTTTAAGAAAACAAATCCACATTACTCGCACTTATTGTTACACCATGCTCAACAG TTGTTTGAGTTTGGGGACAAGTACAGAGGAAAATATGATGCAAGTGTTGGAGTAGTGAAAAGTTACTATGCGTCGGTGAGTGGGTACATGGATGAGTTGTTATGGGCTGCCACGTGGCTATATAAGGCCACCGACAAAGAAGAGTATTTAGAGTATGTAATTAAAAATGGTAATCTCTTTGGTGGAACTGGTTGGTCCATAACAGAGTTCACCTGGGATGTTAAATATGCTGGTCTTCAACTCTTAGCTTCACAG tTTTTAAACCAAGCAAAACACAAGAAACATAGTAATATACTTGAACAATATAAATCAAAAGCAGAGTACTACATATGTTCATGTCTGAACAAAAACATGAATGGAAGCAACGTGGAAAGGACTCCAGCTGGATTACTATACATCAGACAATGGAACAACATGCAACATGTTTCAACAGCATCCTTTCTACTCACAACATACTCTGATTTCctcaaaaacacaaaccaaaagcTCACATGTCATGAAGGCACTATAGACCATGAAGAAATTCTAACTTTTGCTAAATCACAAATTGACTACATTTTGGGCTCAAACCCAATGAACATGAGCTACTTAGTGGGCTTTGGGCCTAGTTACCCTAAAAGGGTCCATCATAGAGGAGCTTCCATTATGTCATATAAGGAGAATAAAGGGTTTATTGGGTGTACTCAAGGGTATGATAATTGGTATGGGAGTGAAGATCCTAACCCTAATGTTTTGGTTGGGGCTTTGGTTGGAGGGCCAGATTGGAAAGATGAATTTGAAGATAAAAGGAACAATTTTATGCAGACTGAGGCATGCACATATAATACTGCCCCTTTAGTTGGTCTTTTTGCAAAATTCTTGCATATAGAAAATAATAAGATGGTAGATGATTGTGATTCACTTTTGGTTGCTtccttttaa
- the LOC131617897 gene encoding MDIS1-interacting receptor like kinase 2-like, with product MSTNLLAFHFILIMFFSSLLSLSTIQVYGILTFASFAFAATNSTQHHVSEEAIALLNWKTNLDNQSQASLSSWTPLSSPCNWEGITCDEKTKFVTIINVANFGLKGTLSSFNFSSFPMLQTLDISNNSFQGNIPHQIGNLSKISKLKMNHNFFNGSLPSIVGMLMNLVELDLSANYLSGEIPSLKNLKSLEKLVLYGNSLSGPIPIELGAISSLRTIKLLKNNFCGQIPFSIGNLANLRILQLSENHLHGSIPSSIGNLTKLIELSFSENQLSGSIPSSIGNLINLERLSFSQNHLSGPIPSTFGNLTKLTFLLLYNNKLNGSITESMKNITNLQSLQLSSNDFTGQLPHEICLGGYLTNFSANQNHFSGFVPRSLKNCSTLLRLNLAENMIAGNISHDFGVYPNLSFIDLSHNQLYGEIPPNLVKSGNLIGLVISNNKLSGTIPRELGQASRLQSLQLSSNHLTGKIPKELCNLTSLFQLSMSNNELSGEIPTEIGSMQGLSILNLAANKLSGSIPKQIGKVLKLVQLNLSSNEFMETIPLEFNRLQSLENLDLGGNMLNGEIPESLGKLQKLNTLNLSHNKLHGIVPSNFEYLISLTIVDISYNRLEGSIPNNQAFLNSPFESLRNNKGLCGNASGLDPCINRKHKSVILSLSVTLSILFVFVFFFAGSLYIHLKNARRIQKQAKEEREQIQDVFSIWSYDGKMVYENIIEATEDFDEKYLIGEGGSGSVYKANLPSRQVVAVKKLHAEVDSEMHNFKAFTNEVKALTQIKHRNIVKLHGFCSHPRHSFVVYEFLEGGNLDNMLRNDTQVTMFDWKKRVNAVKGVTNALYHMHHGCFPPIVHRDISSKNVLLDSDYQAYISDFGTAKILNLDSHNSTTFAGTYGYAAPELAYTHEVNEKCDVFSFGVLCLEIIMGKHPGDLISTLFSSSEAPIAHSWLLKDVLDQRLTIPENSVAKDVILVAKLAFACLTENPRSRPSMKQVYNMFVMPKLHSMETFRIVTLGQLLN from the exons ATGTCCACAAATCTTCTAGCTTTTCATTTCATTCTCATCATGTTTTTCTCTTCACTTCTAAGTCTCTCTACCATCCAAGTTTATGGCATTCTCACTTTTGCTTCCTTTGCTTTTGCTGCCACTAATTCTACACAACATCATGTTAGTGAAGAAGCAATTGCACTTTTAAATTGGAAAACCAACCTTGACAACCAAAGCCAAGCTTCATTATCCTCTTGGACACCCCTTTCAAGTCCTTGCAATTGGGAAGGAATTACTTGTGATGAAAAAACCAAATTTGTGACAATTATAAATGTTGCAAACTTTGGTCTTAAAGGTACTCTTTCAAGTTTCAACTTCTCATCTTTTCCTATGCTTCAAACATTGGATATAAGTAACAATTCATTTCAAGGAAATATTCCACATCAAATAGGTAACTTGTCCAAAATTTCTAAACTAAAAATGAATCATAATTTCTTCAATGGTTCCCTTCCCTCAATAGTTGGAATGTTGATGAATCTTGTTGAACTTGATTTATCAGCTAACTATCTCTCCGGCGAAATCCCTTCATTAAAAAACTTGAAGAGCTTAGAAAAACTTGTGCTATACGGAAACTCTCTTTCTGGACCGATTCCTATTGAGTTAGGCGCGATCTCTTCTCTTAGAACTATCAAATTGCTAAAGAACAATTTTTGCGGTCAAATTCCATTTTCCATTGGAAATTTAGCAAATTTGAGGATACTTCAGCTTAGTGAGAACCATCTTCATGGATCAATTCCTTCATCTATTGGAAACTTGACAAAACTCATAGAACTGTCATTTTCAGAAAACCAACTTTCTGGATCAATTCCTTCTTCAATAGGAAACTTGATCAATCTAGAAAgactttctttttcacaaaatcaTCTTTCTGGTCCCATTCCTTCTACATTTGGAAACTTGACCAAACTAACCTTTCTATTACTTTACAATAACAAACTCAATGGTAGCATTACAGAATCCATGAAAAATATTACCAATTTGCAGAGTTTACAACTAAGTTCAAATGATTTCACTGGccaattgccacatgaaatttGCCTTGGTGGTTATTTGACAAATTTTTCTGCTAATCAAAATCATTTCAGTGGTTTTGTTCCAAGAAGCTTGAAGAATTGCTCAACCCTTCTTAGGCTTAACCTTGCGGAAAATATGATTGCTGGAAATATTTCACATGATTTTGGTGTTTATCCAAATTTGAGCTTCATTGATTTGAGTCACAATCAATTATATGGCGAAATTCCGCCAAATTTGGTGAAAAGTGGTAATCTAATAGGCCTAGTGATCTCTAATAACAAATTATCAGGTACTATACCTCGAGAATTAGGTCAAGCGTCTAGGTTACAATCGCTTCAACTCTCTTCAAATCATCTAACAGGAAAAATTCCTAAAGAGCTTTGTAACTTGACTTCATTGTTTCAACTCTCCATGAGTAACAATGAACTTTCTGGAGAGATTCCTACAGAAATAGGATCCATGCAAGGACTCAGCATCTTGAATCTTGCAGCAAATAAACTTAGTGGCTCAATTCCAAAGCAAATTGGGAAGGTTCTCAAATTAGTTCAACTGAATTTGAGCAGTAATGAGTTCATGGAAACCATTCCACTTGAGTTTAACAGGTTGCAATCTCTTGAAAATCTTGATCTTGGTGGAAATATGTTAAATGGAGAAATACCAGAATCACTTGGAAAGTTGCAAAAGTTGAACACATTGAACCTCTCTCACAATAAGCTCCATGGAATCGTTCCGTCTAATTTTGAGTATTTGATAAGCTTGACAATTGTTGACATATCTTATAACCGATTAGAGGGTTCGATTCCTAACAATCAAGCATTTCTTAACTCGCCGTTTGAATCATTGAGAAACAATAAAGGCTTGTGTGGTAATGCTTCAGGCTTGGATCCTTGCATAAATCGTAAACACAAAAGTGTGATATTGTCACTATCTGTTACTTTGAGTATTCTATTTGTTTTTGTCTTCTTTTTTGCCGGTTCTTTATATATtcatttgaaaaatgcaagaagaaTTCAAAAGCAAGCGAAAGAAGAACGAGAACAGATTCAAGATGTTTTTTCCATATGGAGTTATGATGGAAAAATGGTTTATGAAAACATCATTGAAGCAACCGAGGATTTTGATGAGAAATATCTTATTGGTGAAGGCGGTTCTGGTTCGGTTTACAAGGCTAATTTACCCTCAAGACAAGTTGTAGCTGTGAAAAAACTTCATGCTGAAGTTGACAGTGAAATGCATAACTTCAAGGCTTTTACTAACGAGGTTAAAGCGTTGACGCAAATCAAGCATCGTAACATTGTGAAGTTACATGGATTTTGCTCGCATCCGCGCCACTCTTTTGTGGTTTACGAGTTTCTTGAAGGAGGGAATTTAGATAATATGTTGAGAAATGATACACAAGTAACAATGTttgattggaaaaagagagtgaatGCTGTTAAGGGTGTGACAAATGCTCTTTATCATATGCATCATGGTTGCTTTCCACCTATTGTTCATCGCGACATATCGAgcaaaaatgttcttttagattCGGATTATCAAGCTTATATCTCAGACTTTGGAACAGCAAAGATTCTGAATCTTGATTCACACAACTCAACAACATTTGCTGGCACTTATGGTTACGCAGCACCAG AACTTGCGTATACGCATGAAGTGAATGAGAAATGCGATGTGTTTAGTTTTGGAGTGCTATGTTTGGAAATAATAATGGGAAAGCATCCAGGGGACCTCATTTCTACATTGTTTTCATCATCTGAAGCACCAATAGCTCATAGTTGGCTACTCAAAGATGTACTAGATCAAAGACTTACTATACCAGAAAATTCAGTTGCTAAGGATGTGATCTTGGTTGCGAAATTGGCATTTGCTTGCTTGACTGAAAATCCACGTTCTCGACCGAGTATGAAACAAGTGTACAACATGTTTGTGATGCCAAAATTACATTCCATGGAGACATTCCGAATCGTCACACTTGGCCAACTTTTGAATTAG